In Drosophila simulans strain w501 chromosome X, Prin_Dsim_3.1, whole genome shotgun sequence, one DNA window encodes the following:
- the LOC27208251 gene encoding bifunctional lysine-specific demethylase and histidyl-hydroxylase NO66 isoform X1, whose protein sequence is MEKATNSAAAKPQGNNKKQESAYNGTAKDKKKPNLDIETTDSDLLSDMHLDGTKEQKVQTLFSKVFEDTGPSTAKTADRKRRLQAEADANNNDAEKANKLAKTSVATTDIHLDVTKEQMEHCKKVQALLPKGAEKESKVFDDGTGPSTSSKEAAKTADSMRRLQAKVDAKAARRKRRLLAKADAKAPRRKRRLQAKADANNNNTEKVSKLAKTSVATTDMQLNVIKEQMEHCKKVQALLPKGAEKESKVFDDGTGPSTSSKEAAKTADSMRRLQAKVDAKAARRKRRLQAKADVNNNDTEKASKLAKESVATTDMHLDVTKEQMEHCKKAQTLLANESTRAEKESKVFDNDAGPSTSGKEAAAAKTADHERRLQAEADANNNDTEKASKLAKESVATTDMHLDVTKEQLEHCKKAQTLLANESTRAEKESKVFDNDAGPSTSSKEAAAAKTAGHERRLQAEADANNNDTEKAGQSAKESVATTDMHLDVTKEQMEHCKKAQTLLTNESKRAEKESKVLDYSTGPSTSSKEAAAAKTADHERRLQAEADANNNDTEKAGQSAKESVATTDMHLDVTKEQMVHCKKVQALLANESKGAEKESKVLDYSTGPSTSSKEAAAAKTAGHERRLQAEADVNNNNTEKAGQLAKESVATTDMHLDVIKEQMEHCKKAQTLLTNESKRAERESKVFDNDAGPSTSSKEAVAAKTADHERRLQAEADANNNDTEKAGQSAKESVATTDMHLDVTKEQMEHCKKAQTLLTNESKRAERESKVFDNNAGPSTSSKEAVAAKTADHERRLQAEADANNNDTEKAGQSAKESVATTDMHLDVTKEQMVHCKKVQALLANESKGAEKESKVLDYSTGPSTSSKEAAAAKTAGHERRLQAEADVNNNNTEKAGQLAKESVATTDMHLDVIKEQMEHCKKAQTLLTNESKRAERESKVFDNDAGPSTSSKEAVAAKTADHERRLQAEADANNNDTEKAGQSAKESVATTDMHLDVTKEQMEHCKKVQALLANESKGAEKESKVLDYSTGPSTSSKEAAAAKTADHERRLQAEADANNNDTKKAGQSAKESVATTDMHLDVTKEQMEHCKKAQTLLANESKGAEKESKVLDYSTGPSTSSKEAAAAKTADHERRLLAEADVNNNDTEKAGQSAMESVATQGASATERKQSFSLGLEHTSPIQVNGAALACPLVRKSLPPGEANSCPPPPKRDPAAVKSSVKIIKVKAPEEGNNNNDEKEMSTETSETHKTDSVEEGRRVVKWIIFPIKTKIFFKHFWEQTACLVQRTNPKYFQSLISFKMLDEILIRHHLDFTVNLDVTTYKNGKRETLNPEGRALPPAVWGFYSEGCSIRLLNPSAYLTRLREVCTVLQEFFHCKVEANMYLTPPNSQGFAPHYDDIEAFVIQVEGRKRWLLYEPPKEADHLARISSGNYNQEHLGKPIIDEVLSAGDVLYFPRGTVHQAITEEQQHSLHITLSVYQQQAYANLLETLMPMVLKKAVDRSVALRRGLPLHTFQVLGNAYKANDCGSRQLLVENVQKLVTKYLMPSEDDIDEAVDQMAKKFQHEALPPIVLPSEEVRTVHGARSGADEQGNCVCDYKFNEKTSVRLLRANILRLVTEPDGSVRIYHHADNGLDYCKYEPYFMEILPEEAKAVELLISAYPYYLTIDQLPLKSSARKVEVATALWEHGLLMTEKPFK, encoded by the coding sequence atggaaaaggcgACCAATTCCGCGGCCGCTAAGCCtcaaggcaacaacaaaaagcaggAAAGCGCTTATAACGGCACAGCTAAAGACAAGAAGAAGCCCAATCTAGATATAGAAACGACTGATTCCGATTTGCTATCTGATATGCACCTCGACGGGACCAAGGAGCAGAAGGTGCAGACCCTTTTCTCTAAAGTATTCGAGGACACCGGTCCATCAACCGCCAAGACCGCAGATCGCAAGCGACGTCTTCAGGCCGAGGCGGACGCCAACAATAATGATGCCGAAAAAGCCAATAAGTTGGCCAAGACTTCGGTAGCTACTACTGATATACACCTCGACGTGACCAAGGAGCAGATGGAGCATTGCAAGAAGGTGCAGGCCCTTTTGCCCAAAGGCGCTGAAAAGGAATCTAAAGTATTCGACGATGGCACCGGTCCATCAACATCCAGCAAGGAGGCCGCCAAGACCGCAGATAGCATGCGACGTCTTCAGGCCAAGGTCGACGCCAAGGCCGCGCGTCGCAAGCGACGTCTTCTGGCCAAGGCCGACGCCAAGGCCCCACGTCGCAAGCGACGTCTTCAGGCCAAGGCGGAcgccaacaataataataccGAAAAAGTCAGTAAGTTGGCCAAGACTTCGGTAGCTACTACCGATATGCAACTCAACGTAATCAAGGAGCAGATGGAGCATTGCAAGAAGGTGCAGGCCCTTTTGCCCAAAGGCGCTGAAAAGGAATCTAAAGTATTCGACGATGGCACCGGTCCATCAACATCCAGCAAGGAGGCCGCCAAGACCGCAGATAGCATGCGACGTCTTCAGGCCAAGGTCGACGCCAAGGCCGCACGTCGCAAGCGACGTCTTCAGGCCAAGGCGGACGTCAACAATAATGATACCGAAAAAGCCAGTAAGTTGGCCAAGGAATCGGTAGCTACTACTGATATGCACCTCGACGTGACCAAGGAGCAGATGGAGCATTGCAAGAAGGCGCAGACCCTTTTGGCCAATGAATCCACACGCGCTGAAAAGGAATCTAAAGTATTCGACAATGACGCCGGTCCATCAACATCCGGCAAGGAAGCCGCAGCCGCCAAGACCGCAGATCACGAACGACGTCTTCAGGCCGAGGCGGACGCCAACAATAATGATACCGAAAAAGCCAGTAAGTTGGCCAAGGAATCGGTAGCTACTACTGATATGCACCTCGACGTGAccaaggagcagctggagcatTGCAAGAAGGCGCAGACCCTTTTGGCCAATGAATCCACACGCGCTGAAAAGGAATCTAAAGTATTCGACAATGACGCCGGTCCATCAACATCCAGCAAGGAAGCCGCAGCCGCCAAGACCGCAGGTCACGAACGACGTCTTCAGGCCGAGGCGGACGCCAACAATAATGATACCGAAAAAGCCGGTCAGTCGGCCAAGGAATCGGTAGCTACTACTGATATGCACCTCGACGTGACCAAGGAGCAGATGGAGCATTGCAAGAAGGCGCAGACCCTTTTGACCAATGAATCCAAACGCGCTGAAAAGGAATCTAAAGTATTAGACTATAGCACCGGTCCATCAACATCCAGCAAGGAAGCCGCAGCCGCCAAGACCGCAGATCACGAACGACGTCTTCAGGCCGAGGCGGACGCCAACAATAATGATACCGAAAAAGCCGGTCAGTCGGCCAAGGAATCGGTAGCTACTACTGATATGCACCTCGACGTGACCAAGGAGCAGATGGTGCATTGCAAGAAGGTGCAGGCCCTTTTGGCCAATGAATCCAAAGGCGCTGAAAAAGAATCTAAAGTATTAGACTATAGCACCGGTCCATCAACATCCAGCAAGGAAGCCGCAGCCGCCAAGACCGCAGGTCACGAACGACGTCTTCAGGCCGAGGCGGACgtcaacaataataataccGAAAAAGCTGGTCAGTTGGCCAAGGAATCGGTAGCTACTACTGATATGCACCTCGACGTGATCAAGGAGCAGATGGAGCATTGCAAGAAGGCGCAGACCCTTTTGACCAATGAATCCAAACGCGCTGAAAGGGAATCTAAAGTATTCGACAATGACGCCGGTCCATCAACATCCAGCAAGGAAGCCGTAGCCGCCAAGACCGCAGATCACGAACGACGTCTTCAGGCCGAGGCGGACGCCAACAATAATGATACCGAAAAAGCCGGTCAGTCGGCCAAGGAATCGGTAGCTACTACTGATATGCACCTCGACGTGACCAAGGAGCAGATGGAGCATTGCAAGAAGGCGCAGACCCTTTTGACCAATGAATCCAAACGCGCTGAAAGGGAATCTAAAGTATTCGACAATAACGCCGGTCCATCAACATCCAGCAAGGAAGCCGTAGCCGCCAAGACCGCAGATCACGAACGACGTCTTCAGGCCGAGGCGGACGCCAACAATAATGATACCGAAAAAGCCGGTCAGTCGGCCAAGGAATCGGTAGCTACTACTGATATGCACCTCGACGTGACCAAGGAGCAGATGGTGCATTGCAAGAAGGTGCAGGCCCTTTTGGCCAATGAATCCAAAGGCGCTGAAAAAGAATCTAAAGTATTAGACTATAGCACCGGTCCATCAACATCCAGCAAGGAAGCCGCAGCCGCCAAGACCGCAGGTCACGAACGACGTCTTCAGGCCGAGGCGGACgtcaacaataataataccGAAAAAGCTGGTCAGTTGGCCAAGGAATCGGTAGCTACTACTGATATGCACCTCGACGTGATCAAGGAGCAGATGGAGCATTGCAAGAAGGCGCAGACCCTTTTGACCAATGAATCCAAACGCGCTGAAAGGGAATCTAAAGTATTCGACAATGACGCCGGTCCATCAACATCCAGCAAGGAAGCCGTAGCCGCCAAGACCGCAGATCACGAACGACGTCTTCAGGCCGAGGCGGACGCCAACAATAATGATACCGAAAAAGCCGGTCAGTCGGCCAAGGAATCGGTAGCTACTACTGATATGCACCTCGACGTGACCAAGGAGCAGATGGAGCATTGCAAGAAGGTGCAGGCCCTTTTGGCCAATGAATCCAAAGGCGCTGAAAAGGAATCTAAAGTATTAGACTATAGCACCGGTCCATCAACATCCAGCAAGGAAGCCGCAGCCGCCAAGACCGCAGATCACGAACGACGTCTTCAGGCCGAGGCGGACGCCAACAATAATGATACCAAAAAAGCCGGTCAGTCGGCCAAGGAATCGGTAGCTACTACTGATATGCACCTCGACGTGACCAAGGAGCAGATGGAGCATTGCAAGAAGGCGCAGACCCTTTTGGCCAATGAATCCAAAGGCGCTGAAAAGGAATCTAAAGTATTAGACTATAGCACCGGTCCATCAACATCCAGCAAGGAAGCCGCAGCCGCCAAGACCGCAGATCACGAACGACGTCTTCTGGCCGAGGCGGACGTCAACAATAATGATACCGAAAAAGCCGGTCAGTCGGCCATGGAATCGGTAGCTACTCAAGGAGCCAGCGCCACCGAACGCAAGCAATCATTTAGTCTGGGACTGGAGCACACCTCGCCGATCCAGGTTAATGGCGCGGCTTTGGCCTGCCCGTTGGTGCGCAAATCGCTGCCCCCAGGGGAGGCCAATTCCTGTCCTCCGCCGCCCAAAAGGGACCCAGCAGCCGTGAAGTCATCAGTTAAAATAATTAAGGTTAAAGCCCCCGAAGAgggcaataataacaatgatGAAAAGGAGATGTCAACCGAAACATCAGAAACTCACAAAACCGACAGCGTCGAAGAGGGTCGTCGCGTCGTGAAGTGGATAATCTTTCCGATCAAAACTAAAATCTTCTTTAAACACTTCTGGGAGCAAACCGCCTGCCTGGTGCAGCGCACGAATcccaaatattttcaaagtcTAATATCATTCAAGATGCTTGACGAAATACTGATTCGCCATCATTTGGACTTCACCGTCAACCTGGATGTGACCACTTACAAGAACGGCAAGCGTGAGACACTGAATCCTGAGGGTCGTGCCTTGCCACCAGCTGTGTGGGGCTTCTATTCGGAAGGCTGCAGCATTCGTTTACTGAATCCTTCTGCCTATCTAACTCGCTTGCGTGAGGTGTGCACCGTTTTGCAGGAGTTCTTTCATTGCAAGGTGGAGGCAAATATGTACCTAACCCCACCCAATAGCCAGGGCTTTGCGCCCCATTACGATGACATCGAGGCCTTCGTTATCCAAGTGGAGGGACGCAAGCGCTGGCTTTTGTACGAGCCGCCCAAGGAGGCCGATCATCTGGCCAGGATCTCGTCGGGCAACTATAATCAAGAACATCTGGGTAAGCCCATAATTGATGAGGTACTAAGCGCCGGCGATGTGCTATATTTTCCCAGAGGCACCGTTCACCAGGCCATCACCGAGGAGCAACAGCACTCTCTGCACATTACCTTGAGTGTGTACCAACAGCAGGCATATGCCAATCTCCTAGAGACACTAATGCCCATGGTTCTCAAGAAGGCCGTCGATCGGAGTGTGGCCTTGCGTCGCGGCTTGCCGCTGCACACATTTCAAGTTTTGGGCAATGCCTACAAGGCAAATGACTGCGGGTCGCGCCAACTGCTGGTGGAGAATGTGCAGAAGCTGGTGACCAAATACTTGATGCCCTCCGAAGATGATATTGATGAGGCCGTCGACCAAATGGCCAAGAAGTTCCAGCACGAGGCACTTCCGCCGATCGTATTGCCCTCGGAGGAGGTCCGCACTGTTCATGGGGCCCGCAGTGGCGCCGATGAGCAGGGCAACTGCGTCTGCGATTACAAATTCAATGAAAAGACATCCGTGCGCCTGCTGCGCGCCAACATTCTGCGTCTGGTCACCGAGCCCGATGGCAGCGTGCGTATCTACCACCATGCGGACAATGGACTGGATTACTGCAAGTACGAGCCCTATTTCATGGAGATTCTGCCAGAGGAAGCTAAAGCCGTTGAACTCCTCATATCGGCCTATCCATATTACCTCACCATTGACCAGTTGCCATTGAAGTCTTCGGCTCGCAAGGTGGAGGTCGCCACCGCCCTGTGGGAGCATGGTCTTCTTATGACCGAGAAGCCGTTTAAGTAG
- the LOC27208251 gene encoding bifunctional lysine-specific demethylase and histidyl-hydroxylase NO66 isoform X2, with translation MEKATNSAAAKPQGNNKKQESAYNGTAKDKKKPNLDIETTDSDLLSDMHLDGTKEQKVQTLFSKVFEDTGPSTAKTADRKRRLQAEADANNNDAEKANKLAKTSVATTDIHLDVTKEQMEHCKKVQALLPKGAEKESKVFDDGTGPSTSSKEAAKTADSMRRLQAKVDAKAARRKRRLLAKADAKAPRRKRRLQAKADANNNNTEKVSKLAKTSVATTDMQLNVIKEQMEHCKKVQALLANESKGAEKESKVLDYSTGPSTSSKEAAAAKTAGHERRLQAEADVNNNNTEKAGQLAKESVATTDMHLDVIKEQMEHCKKAQTLLTNESKRAERESKVFDNDAGPSTSSKEAVAAKTADHERRLQAEADANNNDTEKAGQSAKESVATTDMHLDVTKEQMEHCKKAQTLLTNESKRAERESKVFDNNAGPSTSSKEAVAAKTADHERRLQAEADANNNDTEKAGQSAKESVATTDMHLDVTKEQMVHCKKVQALLANESKGAEKESKVLDYSTGPSTSSKEAAAAKTAGHERRLQAEADVNNNNTEKAGQLAKESVATTDMHLDVIKEQMEHCKKAQTLLTNESKRAERESKVFDNDAGPSTSSKEAVAAKTADHERRLQAEADANNNDTEKAGQSAKESVATTDMHLDVTKEQMEHCKKVQALLANESKGAEKESKVLDYSTGPSTSSKEAAAAKTADHERRLQAEADANNNDTKKAGQSAKESVATTDMHLDVTKEQMEHCKKAQTLLANESKGAEKESKVLDYSTGPSTSSKEAAAAKTADHERRLLAEADVNNNDTEKAGQSAMESVATQGASATERKQSFSLGLEHTSPIQVNGAALACPLVRKSLPPGEANSCPPPPKRDPAAVKSSVKIIKVKAPEEGNNNNDEKEMSTETSETHKTDSVEEGRRVVKWIIFPIKTKIFFKHFWEQTACLVQRTNPKYFQSLISFKMLDEILIRHHLDFTVNLDVTTYKNGKRETLNPEGRALPPAVWGFYSEGCSIRLLNPSAYLTRLREVCTVLQEFFHCKVEANMYLTPPNSQGFAPHYDDIEAFVIQVEGRKRWLLYEPPKEADHLARISSGNYNQEHLGKPIIDEVLSAGDVLYFPRGTVHQAITEEQQHSLHITLSVYQQQAYANLLETLMPMVLKKAVDRSVALRRGLPLHTFQVLGNAYKANDCGSRQLLVENVQKLVTKYLMPSEDDIDEAVDQMAKKFQHEALPPIVLPSEEVRTVHGARSGADEQGNCVCDYKFNEKTSVRLLRANILRLVTEPDGSVRIYHHADNGLDYCKYEPYFMEILPEEAKAVELLISAYPYYLTIDQLPLKSSARKVEVATALWEHGLLMTEKPFK, from the exons atggaaaaggcgACCAATTCCGCGGCCGCTAAGCCtcaaggcaacaacaaaaagcaggAAAGCGCTTATAACGGCACAGCTAAAGACAAGAAGAAGCCCAATCTAGATATAGAAACGACTGATTCCGATTTGCTATCTGATATGCACCTCGACGGGACCAAGGAGCAGAAGGTGCAGACCCTTTTCTCTAAAGTATTCGAGGACACCGGTCCATCAACCGCCAAGACCGCAGATCGCAAGCGACGTCTTCAGGCCGAGGCGGACGCCAACAATAATGATGCCGAAAAAGCCAATAAGTTGGCCAAGACTTCGGTAGCTACTACTGATATACACCTCGACGTGACCAAGGAGCAGATGGAGCATTGCAAGAAGGTGCAGGCCCTTTTGCCCAAAGGCGCTGAAAAGGAATCTAAAGTATTCGACGATGGCACCGGTCCATCAACATCCAGCAAGGAGGCCGCCAAGACCGCAGATAGCATGCGACGTCTTCAGGCCAAGGTCGACGCCAAGGCCGCGCGTCGCAAGCGACGTCTTCTGGCCAAGGCCGACGCCAAGGCCCCACGTCGCAAGCGACGTCTTCAGGCCAAGGCGGAcgccaacaataataataccGAAAAAGTCAGTAAGTTGGCCAAGACTTCGGTAGCTACTACCGATATGCAACTCAACGTAATCAAGGAGCAGATGGAGCATTGCAAGAAG GTGCAGGCCCTTTTGGCCAATGAATCCAAAGGCGCTGAAAAAGAATCTAAAGTATTAGACTATAGCACCGGTCCATCAACATCCAGCAAGGAAGCCGCAGCCGCCAAGACCGCAGGTCACGAACGACGTCTTCAGGCCGAGGCGGACgtcaacaataataataccGAAAAAGCTGGTCAGTTGGCCAAGGAATCGGTAGCTACTACTGATATGCACCTCGACGTGATCAAGGAGCAGATGGAGCATTGCAAGAAGGCGCAGACCCTTTTGACCAATGAATCCAAACGCGCTGAAAGGGAATCTAAAGTATTCGACAATGACGCCGGTCCATCAACATCCAGCAAGGAAGCCGTAGCCGCCAAGACCGCAGATCACGAACGACGTCTTCAGGCCGAGGCGGACGCCAACAATAATGATACCGAAAAAGCCGGTCAGTCGGCCAAGGAATCGGTAGCTACTACTGATATGCACCTCGACGTGACCAAGGAGCAGATGGAGCATTGCAAGAAGGCGCAGACCCTTTTGACCAATGAATCCAAACGCGCTGAAAGGGAATCTAAAGTATTCGACAATAACGCCGGTCCATCAACATCCAGCAAGGAAGCCGTAGCCGCCAAGACCGCAGATCACGAACGACGTCTTCAGGCCGAGGCGGACGCCAACAATAATGATACCGAAAAAGCCGGTCAGTCGGCCAAGGAATCGGTAGCTACTACTGATATGCACCTCGACGTGACCAAGGAGCAGATGGTGCATTGCAAGAAGGTGCAGGCCCTTTTGGCCAATGAATCCAAAGGCGCTGAAAAAGAATCTAAAGTATTAGACTATAGCACCGGTCCATCAACATCCAGCAAGGAAGCCGCAGCCGCCAAGACCGCAGGTCACGAACGACGTCTTCAGGCCGAGGCGGACgtcaacaataataataccGAAAAAGCTGGTCAGTTGGCCAAGGAATCGGTAGCTACTACTGATATGCACCTCGACGTGATCAAGGAGCAGATGGAGCATTGCAAGAAGGCGCAGACCCTTTTGACCAATGAATCCAAACGCGCTGAAAGGGAATCTAAAGTATTCGACAATGACGCCGGTCCATCAACATCCAGCAAGGAAGCCGTAGCCGCCAAGACCGCAGATCACGAACGACGTCTTCAGGCCGAGGCGGACGCCAACAATAATGATACCGAAAAAGCCGGTCAGTCGGCCAAGGAATCGGTAGCTACTACTGATATGCACCTCGACGTGACCAAGGAGCAGATGGAGCATTGCAAGAAGGTGCAGGCCCTTTTGGCCAATGAATCCAAAGGCGCTGAAAAGGAATCTAAAGTATTAGACTATAGCACCGGTCCATCAACATCCAGCAAGGAAGCCGCAGCCGCCAAGACCGCAGATCACGAACGACGTCTTCAGGCCGAGGCGGACGCCAACAATAATGATACCAAAAAAGCCGGTCAGTCGGCCAAGGAATCGGTAGCTACTACTGATATGCACCTCGACGTGACCAAGGAGCAGATGGAGCATTGCAAGAAGGCGCAGACCCTTTTGGCCAATGAATCCAAAGGCGCTGAAAAGGAATCTAAAGTATTAGACTATAGCACCGGTCCATCAACATCCAGCAAGGAAGCCGCAGCCGCCAAGACCGCAGATCACGAACGACGTCTTCTGGCCGAGGCGGACGTCAACAATAATGATACCGAAAAAGCCGGTCAGTCGGCCATGGAATCGGTAGCTACTCAAGGAGCCAGCGCCACCGAACGCAAGCAATCATTTAGTCTGGGACTGGAGCACACCTCGCCGATCCAGGTTAATGGCGCGGCTTTGGCCTGCCCGTTGGTGCGCAAATCGCTGCCCCCAGGGGAGGCCAATTCCTGTCCTCCGCCGCCCAAAAGGGACCCAGCAGCCGTGAAGTCATCAGTTAAAATAATTAAGGTTAAAGCCCCCGAAGAgggcaataataacaatgatGAAAAGGAGATGTCAACCGAAACATCAGAAACTCACAAAACCGACAGCGTCGAAGAGGGTCGTCGCGTCGTGAAGTGGATAATCTTTCCGATCAAAACTAAAATCTTCTTTAAACACTTCTGGGAGCAAACCGCCTGCCTGGTGCAGCGCACGAATcccaaatattttcaaagtcTAATATCATTCAAGATGCTTGACGAAATACTGATTCGCCATCATTTGGACTTCACCGTCAACCTGGATGTGACCACTTACAAGAACGGCAAGCGTGAGACACTGAATCCTGAGGGTCGTGCCTTGCCACCAGCTGTGTGGGGCTTCTATTCGGAAGGCTGCAGCATTCGTTTACTGAATCCTTCTGCCTATCTAACTCGCTTGCGTGAGGTGTGCACCGTTTTGCAGGAGTTCTTTCATTGCAAGGTGGAGGCAAATATGTACCTAACCCCACCCAATAGCCAGGGCTTTGCGCCCCATTACGATGACATCGAGGCCTTCGTTATCCAAGTGGAGGGACGCAAGCGCTGGCTTTTGTACGAGCCGCCCAAGGAGGCCGATCATCTGGCCAGGATCTCGTCGGGCAACTATAATCAAGAACATCTGGGTAAGCCCATAATTGATGAGGTACTAAGCGCCGGCGATGTGCTATATTTTCCCAGAGGCACCGTTCACCAGGCCATCACCGAGGAGCAACAGCACTCTCTGCACATTACCTTGAGTGTGTACCAACAGCAGGCATATGCCAATCTCCTAGAGACACTAATGCCCATGGTTCTCAAGAAGGCCGTCGATCGGAGTGTGGCCTTGCGTCGCGGCTTGCCGCTGCACACATTTCAAGTTTTGGGCAATGCCTACAAGGCAAATGACTGCGGGTCGCGCCAACTGCTGGTGGAGAATGTGCAGAAGCTGGTGACCAAATACTTGATGCCCTCCGAAGATGATATTGATGAGGCCGTCGACCAAATGGCCAAGAAGTTCCAGCACGAGGCACTTCCGCCGATCGTATTGCCCTCGGAGGAGGTCCGCACTGTTCATGGGGCCCGCAGTGGCGCCGATGAGCAGGGCAACTGCGTCTGCGATTACAAATTCAATGAAAAGACATCCGTGCGCCTGCTGCGCGCCAACATTCTGCGTCTGGTCACCGAGCCCGATGGCAGCGTGCGTATCTACCACCATGCGGACAATGGACTGGATTACTGCAAGTACGAGCCCTATTTCATGGAGATTCTGCCAGAGGAAGCTAAAGCCGTTGAACTCCTCATATCGGCCTATCCATATTACCTCACCATTGACCAGTTGCCATTGAAGTCTTCGGCTCGCAAGGTGGAGGTCGCCACCGCCCTGTGGGAGCATGGTCTTCTTATGACCGAGAAGCCGTTTAAGTAG
- the LOC120285338 gene encoding DNA repair endonuclease XPF-like, producing MILLEYEKQTFLDLVEADGLLVCAKGLSYDRVVIRILKAYSDSGNLVVVINSSDWEEQYYKSKIEPKYVHEVASTATEREPVYLEGRYRGELTKTFHQILQAQLDCICLCFYFFRIGALEILLNIYTKVIIFRHTHSHRY from the exons ATGATCCTTCTCGAGTATGAAAAGCAAACGTTTCTCGATTTGGTTGAAGCCGATGGTCTGCTGGTTTGCGCCAA GGGCCTGAGCTACGACCGCGTTGTAATCCGCATCCTTAAGGCCTACAGCGATTCCGGCAATCTTGTGGTTGTGATCAACAGTTCTGACTGGGAGGAGCAGTATTACAAGTCCAAAATCGAACCCAAATACGTCCACGAAGTGGCCAGCACGGCCACCGAAAG AGAGCCCGTTTATCTCGAAGGCCGTTACCGTGGAGAACTGACCAAAACATTCCACCAGATCCTTCAGGCGCAGCTGGATTGCATCTGCTTatgcttttatttcttcaGAATTGGAGCATTAGAAAtcttgttaaatatttatacaaaagtAATAATTTTTAGGCACACACATTCGCATCGATACTAA